The Verrucomicrobiota bacterium DNA window TTCGCGTGAAAATGCCATGGGACAGCAGAATTGAAAAAGTGCCACCCATGAAGTCCTAAAAGTCGTTAGGGGAGATTCAAGAACGCGACCGTTGAAGATGAACGAGTTGTGAAAGCTGAGTTGCGCCTATGGGATGCTTGTGAACTCAGGAATACGATCGTTAATCTGTGCTATGAAGCACTCGCCCGCATGTTTCATGCACGCGACGCCTGAAGAGGGCACCGGGCCTCTAAACATAAAGGCCGGCTCGATTTTAGGCCGCGTGCCCTCGCGCGGCACACGGTCGCGGATTCAAGCTCAGTATGAATGATCCGGGCTGGGAGTCGGGGCTCAAGGCACCTCGGCGTAATTCACGTAACCGATGAACATTTCTTCCCAGCTCTGCTCGCCAAAACGAACCAACGCGTTGGGATCGGGATTGAATCGATTCAGTGTCGAGTTATCGAAGCCGCCATCACAGACCAGGCGGGTGCCAGCGGGCACTTCCTTCGGCACTGCCAGACGATACAATGCCTGCCAATCGAAAAAGTAGCGCGGCACATTGAGGAGCACCTCCTGCGTGCCATCCGGATAAACCAGGGAATAGCGAGCCCGAGAACCACGGTAATGCATGTGCGGACTCAGTTCGTAAATCACCGATTTCCGGGTAAAGGTGCGCGTAGCGCTGATGGGCGAATCCAGGGTTTGAGGCGGGATCGAGATCGCTGTGGTCGAAGCCGCCGTCGTGATCAACTCTGCCGGAGGCTTCGTTTTCGCGAGATAAAGCCCAAGTTGGGTTTGATCCACCACCGACTTTCCCGAAGTCGTATAATGCATCTGGAAGACGATCAGGTCGGACGAGCGAAGTAACTTGCCGGTGCCTTCCGGAAACGGCTTCTGCTCCATGCCCGGCACGTAGCCTGCAAAGAATCCCCCCAAACCACCCCTCAACGCGGCCACTTCGCTGAATCCGCCCTTAAACACCAGACAGTGATGAACCACCGAACGATCCCCCGGTTTCACCACCACCGCACTCAACCACACGTTGGTGGGGAACGGATTCCGCCCCAGCAGATATCGATAATCAACCACACCCTCGGCCGGAATGCTCTGCGGATCGATGCTCATGATCGCATCGGGCGCGCCCAGCGGCCAGTCACGCGCCTTTTCGTCCGGAGGAGGACGTTCCGCCAGCGGGTCACCCTGCCCGTCTTTCGGACATCCCGCGTCAATCCAGGCCACGAGCAGATCAACCGACTCCGGGTCCAAAGCCTTTTTATTGGACAAACTCGCGTAGGCTGGATCGGCATGCCACGGAGGCATGTCCCCGGCCAGCACGGAGGATTTGATCAGTTTGGAAAACTCCTTCAACACCGCGTGATTGGTCATCGACCAGGGCGCAATGTCCCCCGGTTGATGGCATGGCATGCACGACTTCAAGATCAAGGGGGCTACTTCACTCGAGTAACTCGGAACCGCCCGCGGCCGGAGCCCCGAGCCGACTCCCACCGTCGCCATCCGCGCCAAGGAAGCCTGACGCTTCCCCAAAAGTTCGCCGACCGCATCGGAGAAAGGTGTGGACCGGATGACCCGCCCCCCAACATCCACCTCATCCAAAATGGGTCCGCGATAAAACAGCGACCAGTCCAGAGTGGAAATCAAAGCTACCTCCGGCGCCTGGCCCGAACCCAGCGTGCGATGCACGGCGTGGGAAGCATCCTGCATCACCTTGATCGAGGAGGGAAAGGATCGGACCGACCCAGCCAGTGCGCCGCGCTCTTCGGCGGCCGTCGCGGAGAGAATCCACGTAGGAAAGGGAGTCTTACTGGATTGCTGAACGCGGAGGAGTTCCGTGAGATACGGCTGAACAGAAGCCACATCCCTGCCGGCCAAAACCACGGCCACGGCGGGGGAGAGACGCTGGTAGTAAAGTTCGTGAGCGGCCCCAGCGGTATCGATCAATCGAAAATTGCTCACTTCGACAGGCGGGGCTTCCAGCAGCCGTCGCAATCGAAAAAAACGCGATTCAAGCGTTCCGCAAAGCGCATCCACATAACCGCGGGGCGCGCTGGAACTTCGAAATTGCATCAACGTTTCCCACTCCGGCCCATCCGCCAGCCGGGCTCGCCCTTCTAAAATGTATGGGGCGTTCGCGTCCGCCGTGTTCAACCACAACTGAACCTTGTTGCCCAAAGGTGCCGCCCGGAGGGAATCCTCGCGATCCTCCGCCTCAAGACGAGTCAGTCCCAAGCATGCCAAAAGACCTGCCGCCGTTCCCAAACGGCGCAAAACAACGCGATACATCAAGAATTCCATAAAGCACGAAGAATTGAACTTCCCGACTAACTTGGGCATCAATTTAGTCGGGAGGTTGAACACGACAAGACCAACTTAGAACAAATCAGGTCGATGGGCAAACGCCGGATAGGGTTGCGTGGTTCAGACAGAAAGGTCGAGATCGGTAACGGCACCCAGAGATGCCGATTGCACGGCATGAGCGTATTTGGCCAACACACCCCGGCGATACCGTGGCGCCGGCTTCTTCCAGGCCTTCTTGCGCCTTGCCAACTCCCGGGCCGCCACCCCCAACGTCACTTTCCGCTTTTGGGCGTCGATTCGAATCGGGTCGCCATCCTTCACCATCGCCAAAGGCCCACCCACGTAGGCTTCAGGCGTCACATGACCGATCACAAAGCCGTGGCTGCCTCCCGAGAACCGTCCGTCCGTGATCAGCGCCACGTCTTTGCCCAATCCCCGGCCCATGATGGCGCCTGTAGGCCCCAACATTTCGCGCATTCCCGGACCTCCACGAGGTCCCTCGTACCGAATCACCACCACGTCGCCTTTCACCACTCGCCCGGCTAGGATCGCCTTCATCGCAAGCTCCTCGGAATCGAACACGCGAGCGCTCCCTTCAAAGTGCAAGCCTTCCTTGCCCGAAATCTTGGCCACCGCTCCCTCCGGCGCCAGATTTCCATAAAGCACCACCAGGTGGCTGTCCTTCTTGATCGGGCGATCCAGGGGCATCACGATCGTTTGCCCTTGAGGATACGGCTTCACCGGGGCCAGGTTTTCAGCGAGCGTTTTTCCCGTCACGGTCATGCAATCGCCGTGAAGCAAACCCGCTTCGAGGAGCATCTTCATTAACGGCTGAATGCCCCCGATCGCGACCAATTCCGCCATCATGTGCTTGCCGCTCGGCTTCAAATCGGCCAGCACCGGCACGCGCTTGCCCACGCGAGTGAAGTCGTCGATGGACAGCTTGACTTGAGCGGCATGCGCCATCGCCAGGAGATGCAACACCGCGTTGGTCGATCCCCCCAGGGCAATGACCACCGTGATCGCGTTTTCAAAGGCTTTCCGGGTCATGATGTCCCGGGGACGAATGCCCTTCTTCAGCATTTCCACCACTGCCGCACCCGCCCGTCGGCAATCGTCCTTTTTGGCGGGAGACACCGCCGCCTGAGCCGAACTGTTTGGCAAACTCATCCCCAGCGCCTCGATCGCGCTCGCCATGGTGTTGGCGGTGTACATGCCCCCGCACGATCCCGGTCCGGGAATGGCGCAGGACTCGACCTGATGCAATTCCTCGTCGCTGATCTTCCGGTTCGCGTGAGCCCCCACGGCTTCAAAGATGGAAACGATGTCGATATTCTTTCCGTTCAGGCATCCCGGCAGGATCGTGCCGCCATAAACGAAGATGGCCGGACGGTTCATGCGCGCGATGGCGATCAAGCAGCCCGGCATGTTCTTGTCGCATCCGCCAATGGCCACATATCCATCCAATCCCTCCCCTCCCACCACGGTTTCAACCGAATCGGCAATCACCTCCCGGGACACGAGCGAGTATTTCATCCCCTCCGTGCCCATCGATATGCCATCGGATACAGTGATAGTATTGAAAATGATGGCCTTGCCTCCGGCCGCGTTGGCGCCCGTTTCCGCCTCTCGCGCCAGTCCGTCAATATGCATGTTACAGGGAGTCACCATGCTCCAGGTCGAGGCGATGCCGATCATGGGCTTCTTGAAATCCTCGGGTTTGAATCCCACGGCGTAGAGCATGCCGCGGCTGGCAGCGCGGTCCGGACCATCCACGAGAATGCTCGAATGAGGACGCAGAGCGTCGGCCGCTGGACGGGATGATTTCGATTTCTTCATGTTGCGGGCGATGTTGCCCCGGCCCCCTCATCGAGACAAGCCGGCAATCTTCGTGGCGGGAGATTCCAGCGCATCCGCAAGTGGTCAGTGCAAGCAATAAACCTCCCGACTGACTTGATGCTCAAGTTGGTCGGGAGGAGGAAGTGTCGAGAGCGATGTTTTTTGCTCTGCACCAGCCACAGCCCTGCGGTTCAGATCCGAACTCAGTGGACCGTCCGCTCGGACTTCCGCCTTGACGCGGCCTTTTTCGCCTCAAGGAGGGACTCCAAACGAGCGCCACCTTGCCCGAAGATCCAGCAGGTTCTTCTTTGCGTTTTCGTCGGCGATGAGCGCGGTCCGCGGTACGGGACCAAGCTTTTCCGGGGGGAGAAGTTCCGTGCCCTTGTCGAGCGACATGCCTTCGGCATCCATGTCGGGGAACCAGTCGTGCTCCGTCCCGCCGGAGTTGGTTCGATGGAGCCGTCAATCAGGTCCATGACCTCGCCAGAAATAGAGCCTTGGGGATGGACGCCTTCCTCATTCGTGTCGGAGGGAGGTCATCTATGGGCAGAGATGATGCAGGCCATGCCCTTGGCGGACAATTGTCGAACTGTGAAAGCGCACTCTTGAAACGCGTCCTGGGACGTGAGAAAGGAGTTCAACGGTTGTGACCCACGGAACGTAGGGGATGGCTCCTTGCGTTTCTCCCGCTGAGCCTCGCACGCGTCGTTCAGAAATCGCATCCGCCCACTCGCTTGCTCACATCACGCTTCGACTATCCTTTGCCGGAGGAATGCATCGCCCAGCAACCTGTGTCCCGGCGGGAAGCGGCGCGGCTGCTCGCCGTCCACCGCCCCTCCCGTTCTCACGCGCATCGCAACTTCGCCAAACTGCCCGCCCTGCTCCGGCCCGGAGATCTCCTGGTCTTGAACGATTCCAAAGTCATCCCCGCCCGCCTGCACGCCTTCAAACCGAAAACCGGGGGAAAGATTGAACTCCTGCTCTGCCGGGAAAATCAGACCAACGACTGGTGGACCCTGCTCCGACCAGCCAAACGACTCAAGCCCGGGGATCGATTTGAACTGCTCGATCGATCGGGACAGACAGCGGGCATCACCGCCGAGGTCATCGAAAAAAGCCAGGAAGGGCATGTCCGGGTCGGCTTCCAATGCATCCATAACATCGTGAATCAACTGGAAACCTTGGGCGAAGTGCCACTGCCGCCGTATATCCGGCGGGATGAGCAAGGCCCGTGCGCTCAGGATCTCGACCGGTACCAAACCGTCTATGCCGCCCAGGCCGGTTCTCTGGCGGCGCCCACTGCAGGATTGCATTACACGCCCCAGATCCTTGAGGCATTGCGCCAACGAGGCGTCGGCCTCGCCTTCGTCACGCTCCACGTCGGGTTGGGGACATTCGCACCGGTGAAGACGGAACATCTCGAAGACCATGTCATGCACGAGGAACACTTCGAAGTCCCCGCCGCAACCGCCGAGGCCCTTCGCCTCGCCCAATCCGAGAACCGCCGGGTCGTCGCGGCCGGCACCACCTCGCTGCGAGTCCTGGAATCCGAGGCCGCGCAACATGGCGGAGCCTGGAGCGCGCGCCGCGGATCAACACGCTTGTTCCTCCATCCTCCCGCCCCGTTCCAAGTGGTCGGCGCACTGCAAACCAATTTCCACCTGCCCCAATCGACGTTGCTGATGCTGGTCAGTGCGTTCGCCTCGCCCGAACGGGAAGACGGTATCGACTGGATGCTGAATCTCTACCGGGAAGCGGTGAACAACGGTTACCGTTTCTTCAGTTACGGCGACACGATGCTCATCGAGTAAACCGCGGCCAACCCGGACCGAGAACCCACGAAGAACCTCGAGCCGGTTTGGATTCCTGCCTCCTCACCTCGAAGAGGTTGATCCTTCCCCCACCCCGCCGCTTCGGCAGAGCGTTTGGACCGCTGCCAGAGCCGCCGCCGTCCGCGTCTCTACACCTAACTTCACGTAAATATGACTCAGATGAATCTTCACCGTCTTGTCACTCATGCCCAAAATGACGGCAACCTCGGCGTTCGACTTGCCTTGGGCCACCCATAACATCACATCCGCTTCTCGGGGCGTCAGCCCGAGTCCTTCAAGCGGTCCGGCCGACGAAAAATCAGGGCCGGGTTCGAGGCGTCCGGCGGTGGACACGGCCCGTGTCAACCGGGCGCGGATCGCCGCCAGCAATTCCTCGCAGGTCACGGGTTTGCAAAGATAATCATCAGCCCCGAGGTTCATTCCATGGCGGAGGTCCTCCCGCTCACCGCGCGCCGTGAGGAAAACGAAAGGAATCGAAGCCGTCGCGGGATCCGACCGCAATGTCTGCAACACCTCGAACCCATTCCCGTGCGGCATGGAAATGTCACACAAGATCAAATCGGGATGCTCGGAGGACAGCACCGCCAATCCCTCTCTGCCGTTGGAGGCCACCACCACGCGATACCCCTCCAACTCCAGGAGTGTCGCGAAGTTCTCGCGAGTGTCCGCGTCGTCTTCAATCAGGAGCAGCGTGGTCATGGACTAGGTGGAACCTGGGAAATCCGGCGTTGGGGAAGTCACAACACTCTGCCGCACCTCGCCACTGCGAAGGGGCAACCGCAACTGCACGACCGTTCCCTCGCCGACGCGGCTCCTTAATGAGACGCTGCCCCCCAACCCCTCGACGCAACGCTGCACAATGACCAAGCCCAGTCCCGTCCCCGGGATTCCATCGCTGTTGCTGCCGCGATAGAAGCCCGCGAACAGCCGGGATTGATCCCCCTCGGGTATGCCCCGGCCCACATCCGACACCTCCACCTCGAAAGAGGCACCGGAGGTGCGCAGGGCAAGGCTCACCGGCGATCCCGGCGGACTGTATTTAACCGCGTTGTTCAGAAGATTGGTCAGGGCCTGACAGAACAGACTCTCGTCCAAGCCGGCTTCGAACTCAGGCGGATCCGACTCGAGCTCGATGGGGCATCGCGCCTCGGTGGCGGACAGCACATCCGCGACGCAGCGACGCGCCAGCTTGACCGGGGACAGCAGGGCGAGGCGGGGACGCACGTTCTGGTGGTCGAAGCGCGCGAGCAGGAGCACCTGCTCCATCAGTTCGTCCATGCGACGCACGGCCCGGCGCACGGATTGCAATTGAGCCATACGCTTCTCGGCAGACAGCCGGTCGTGATAACGATCCAGCAAGTCGCTCGACGTTTGGATCACACCGAGCGGTGTGCGAAATTCATGACTGACCATGGAGACAAAATTGCTCTTCAACCGCACCAACTCGCGCTCCTGCCCGAGCGCAACCCTCGCTTCCCCCTCCGCCTTCAACCGGGCTTCAACCTCCTGGTGCAGTTCGCGATTCGCCGCCGCCAGAGCGCGAGTCCGATGCCGGACCTGATGCCTCAACGCGATGATCCAGGCGCCGGCCAGAAGGCAAAAACCTAGCGCGGTTTTCAGGAACACCTGCACGGACTCCGGTTTCATGAGTGGCGCGGGCTCGATGATCCGGATTTCCCGGTGGTCTTGGATAAAAATAGAAAGCTCTCCATCGGACACTTGGCGGGGGCGGGCATCGAGGATGCAGACCCCCGCCACCTCAACCCTGCTGCCAAGGGGAAAGAGTCCCAGAGCGTCAGCCCCCGCCTCCAAATGAACATTCACGATTCCCGTGTCCGCCCGAAGAATGATGGCTTCGTAATGCCGTCCTCCGTGAAT harbors:
- a CDS encoding HAMP domain-containing histidine kinase produces the protein MCASMMIEHGQAESLRSAREVLALTLEEARRGHPVELEGLVTVYGPRDDALSLQDLTGGIRVRGAAAASGETRFSLRQRVRVAGVTDTSFSPEIRAQSLQILGAGSRLQPMYPDAREMLNASLDCQWMRVWGVIRQAQAVENRIEGEVAVSKRHFPFVLMSTNAAPAAEDMVGRMVSMLGVGRARTNANNQFTGLSLIVPDVQTFVVSTASFYDRHGHTNTTSVLETLLARPLEIRNSKTASEAERTMARELMTHGLTLTPARLVGVVQYHMHTNKVFLEDETGAAAVFINTTNRFNPGDQVEVTGNPRAGKFIPELHQAKIRPLGRSPLAPPIDVLGSRHVTEDLEGRRVRLAGRVENHEKHIHGGRHYEAIILRADTGIVNVHLEAGADALGLFPLGSRVEVAGVCILDARPRQVSDGELSIFIQDHREIRIIEPAPLMKPESVQVFLKTALGFCLLAGAWIIALRHQVRHRTRALAAANRELHQEVEARLKAEGEARVALGQERELVRLKSNFVSMVSHEFRTPLGVIQTSSDLLDRYHDRLSAEKRMAQLQSVRRAVRRMDELMEQVLLLARFDHQNVRPRLALLSPVKLARRCVADVLSATEARCPIELESDPPEFEAGLDESLFCQALTNLLNNAVKYSPPGSPVSLALRTSGASFEVEVSDVGRGIPEGDQSRLFAGFYRGSNSDGIPGTGLGLVIVQRCVEGLGGSVSLRSRVGEGTVVQLRLPLRSGEVRQSVVTSPTPDFPGST
- the ilvD gene encoding dihydroxy-acid dehydratase, translating into MKKSKSSRPAADALRPHSSILVDGPDRAASRGMLYAVGFKPEDFKKPMIGIASTWSMVTPCNMHIDGLAREAETGANAAGGKAIIFNTITVSDGISMGTEGMKYSLVSREVIADSVETVVGGEGLDGYVAIGGCDKNMPGCLIAIARMNRPAIFVYGGTILPGCLNGKNIDIVSIFEAVGAHANRKISDEELHQVESCAIPGPGSCGGMYTANTMASAIEALGMSLPNSSAQAAVSPAKKDDCRRAGAAVVEMLKKGIRPRDIMTRKAFENAITVVIALGGSTNAVLHLLAMAHAAQVKLSIDDFTRVGKRVPVLADLKPSGKHMMAELVAIGGIQPLMKMLLEAGLLHGDCMTVTGKTLAENLAPVKPYPQGQTIVMPLDRPIKKDSHLVVLYGNLAPEGAVAKISGKEGLHFEGSARVFDSEELAMKAILAGRVVKGDVVVIRYEGPRGGPGMREMLGPTGAIMGRGLGKDVALITDGRFSGGSHGFVIGHVTPEAYVGGPLAMVKDGDPIRIDAQKRKVTLGVAARELARRKKAWKKPAPRYRRGVLAKYAHAVQSASLGAVTDLDLSV
- a CDS encoding response regulator transcription factor, whose translation is MTTLLLIEDDADTRENFATLLELEGYRVVVASNGREGLAVLSSEHPDLILCDISMPHGNGFEVLQTLRSDPATASIPFVFLTARGEREDLRHGMNLGADDYLCKPVTCEELLAAIRARLTRAVSTAGRLEPGPDFSSAGPLEGLGLTPREADVMLWVAQGKSNAEVAVILGMSDKTVKIHLSHIYVKLGVETRTAAALAAVQTLCRSGGVGEGSTSSR
- the queA gene encoding tRNA preQ1(34) S-adenosylmethionine ribosyltransferase-isomerase QueA; translated protein: MLTSRFDYPLPEECIAQQPVSRREAARLLAVHRPSRSHAHRNFAKLPALLRPGDLLVLNDSKVIPARLHAFKPKTGGKIELLLCRENQTNDWWTLLRPAKRLKPGDRFELLDRSGQTAGITAEVIEKSQEGHVRVGFQCIHNIVNQLETLGEVPLPPYIRRDEQGPCAQDLDRYQTVYAAQAGSLAAPTAGLHYTPQILEALRQRGVGLAFVTLHVGLGTFAPVKTEHLEDHVMHEEHFEVPAATAEALRLAQSENRRVVAAGTTSLRVLESEAAQHGGAWSARRGSTRLFLHPPAPFQVVGALQTNFHLPQSTLLMLVSAFASPEREDGIDWMLNLYREAVNNGYRFFSYGDTMLIE